One genomic region from Streptomyces sp. NBC_01304 encodes:
- a CDS encoding polysaccharide pyruvyl transferase family protein, which yields MTATTTATATAGDRALTGKRRIAFASFVDEARLPGFLGLLRSLALHNPALCEDFAVLHEELSPTSWEAVHRLHPRVVPFRVEPGRPPAYALLDALRLRGYDTVVAVDSGMEALGDIGHLLTPREGWAGLPSGDDECGDLLVIQREFLTDAFCRRIDAALRNAEHEGGRHAQDVLETLAQDSLTPLTPRFNLVRQQDGQQDRPACSDTDFRTAYLDLKGARHPDLVIHYATAHRQENGALSTAQATALCNALYASSRYEEAVAAITAAQPLAADDHAAQLAAGRALIACSRYPEAERHLLIAAAHHPDPVRPYRELARCAWIRDDRAQAHAYAAQALAALPADRGAHELFVRTGPEAPAPQEHNPARQLSHVAYYMDQQGNAGDKVLPEAVRLCFGPDTGPSAWHAVHVHQEFDGRRIDEVNRRRGVVVGGGGLFLPDTSPNGHSSWQWNVPDAALSRIDVPLAVFAVGFNSFDGQGYPRPGFPASLRGLVERADFFGLRNHGSVERVRDLLPAHLHDRVVHQPCPTTVLDHLRPPAAPVPRVDTVLVNCAYDRSGMRFGHDYEAFLAHMARAVTALGRRAEVRYAAHSGNDERFVLDLRSRYGISLPVLPMYDYTNTQTWAAYRSTRLVIGMRGHASMIPFGVGTPVLSLVSHPKMMFFLQDIGRPEWGVSVHDRNLSDVLVDKATHILDDHARAVADVRDRQNALWQVTRGNLEVLEKTFGSNGQGSPRS from the coding sequence ATGACCGCGACGACCACCGCCACCGCCACCGCCGGCGACCGCGCACTGACCGGCAAGCGGCGCATCGCCTTCGCCTCCTTCGTCGACGAGGCCCGACTGCCGGGATTCCTCGGCCTGTTGCGCAGTCTCGCCCTGCACAACCCCGCGCTCTGCGAGGACTTCGCGGTCCTGCACGAAGAGCTGTCGCCCACGTCGTGGGAGGCCGTCCACCGGCTCCACCCCCGGGTGGTCCCGTTCCGCGTCGAGCCGGGCCGCCCGCCCGCGTACGCCCTCCTCGACGCCCTCCGGCTGCGCGGCTACGACACGGTCGTCGCGGTGGATTCCGGCATGGAGGCCCTCGGCGACATCGGCCATCTGCTCACGCCGAGGGAGGGCTGGGCAGGCCTGCCGTCCGGGGACGACGAGTGCGGTGATCTGCTGGTGATCCAGCGGGAGTTCCTCACCGACGCGTTCTGCCGACGGATCGACGCGGCGCTCCGCAATGCGGAGCACGAGGGAGGCCGGCACGCCCAGGACGTCCTCGAAACGCTGGCCCAGGACTCCCTGACGCCCCTCACCCCCCGGTTCAACCTGGTCCGGCAACAGGACGGGCAACAGGACCGGCCCGCGTGCTCCGACACCGACTTCCGCACCGCCTATCTGGACCTGAAGGGCGCCAGGCACCCCGACCTGGTGATCCACTACGCGACGGCACACCGTCAGGAGAACGGCGCCCTGTCCACCGCGCAGGCGACCGCGCTCTGCAACGCCCTGTACGCGTCCTCGCGTTACGAGGAGGCCGTGGCGGCGATCACGGCCGCCCAGCCGCTGGCGGCCGACGATCACGCCGCCCAGCTGGCCGCCGGCCGGGCCCTGATCGCCTGCTCCCGGTATCCGGAAGCCGAGCGCCATCTGCTGATCGCCGCCGCCCATCACCCCGATCCGGTCCGCCCGTACCGCGAGCTCGCCCGGTGCGCGTGGATCCGTGACGACCGGGCGCAGGCCCACGCGTACGCCGCGCAGGCGCTGGCCGCGCTGCCCGCCGACCGTGGCGCCCACGAACTGTTCGTACGCACCGGCCCCGAGGCGCCCGCCCCTCAAGAGCACAACCCAGCAAGGCAGTTGAGCCATGTCGCGTACTACATGGACCAGCAGGGCAACGCCGGTGACAAGGTGCTGCCCGAGGCGGTCCGGCTCTGCTTCGGCCCGGACACCGGACCCTCGGCGTGGCATGCGGTCCATGTGCACCAGGAGTTCGACGGGCGCCGCATCGACGAGGTCAACCGGCGACGCGGTGTCGTCGTGGGCGGCGGCGGACTCTTCCTTCCCGACACGTCCCCCAACGGTCACAGTTCCTGGCAGTGGAACGTCCCCGACGCGGCGCTGTCCCGCATCGACGTCCCGCTCGCCGTTTTCGCCGTCGGCTTCAACTCCTTCGACGGCCAGGGCTATCCGCGACCGGGATTCCCCGCCAGTCTGCGCGGGCTCGTGGAGCGCGCCGACTTCTTCGGCCTGCGCAACCACGGCTCCGTCGAGCGGGTGCGCGACCTGCTCCCCGCCCATCTGCACGACCGCGTCGTCCACCAGCCCTGCCCGACCACGGTCCTTGACCACCTCCGCCCGCCCGCCGCTCCGGTGCCGCGCGTGGACACCGTCCTGGTGAACTGCGCGTACGACCGCTCGGGGATGCGCTTCGGCCACGACTACGAGGCCTTCCTCGCGCACATGGCGCGGGCCGTCACCGCCCTCGGCCGCCGGGCCGAAGTGCGGTACGCGGCCCATTCCGGGAACGACGAGAGGTTCGTCCTCGATCTGCGTTCCCGGTACGGCATCAGCCTGCCGGTTCTGCCGATGTACGACTACACCAACACCCAGACCTGGGCGGCCTACCGGAGCACCCGGCTGGTCATCGGCATGCGGGGACACGCGAGCATGATCCCGTTCGGTGTGGGAACCCCGGTGCTCAGTCTGGTCTCGCACCCCAAGATGATGTTCTTCCTCCAGGACATCGGCCGCCCGGAGTGGGGGGTCTCCGTCCACGACCGGAATCTGTCCGACGTGCTCGTCGACAAGGCGACGCACATCCTGGACGACCATGCGCGGGCGGTCGCGGATGTCCGCGACCGCCAGAACGCGCTGTGGCAGGTCACCCGGGGCAACCTGGAGGTCCTGGAGAAGACCTTCGGATCCAACGGCCAGGGCTCACCGCGCAGTTGA
- a CDS encoding polysialyltransferase family glycosyltransferase → MTVQIVEISTVYGLACVCAAVDAGLLDPAEPGPVRRILVTSTNTAVPEAAPRWEEYAGFDALRTRFERVVSWNDTIHPNHPATWSPQPRDVPILERALRHAWGIEAAEPVTLVVESIQISPGQALAKLFPDARVQVYADGLMAYGPLRARLPHQVLRRIEALIHPDLVPGLRPLVLDETAFGRHRPVHRTVPHDALRSVFAELARTPRTKEALEPLRGAANPVILLGQFLAAGGILSDEEESGLHLRMLRRVIGHGHRDVVFKAHPSAPRTQLHALHDEAAAAGITLRTTTAPVPVEVLFQELGPAAVVGCFSTGLFTARALYGIPAARFDTAMVLDRLSPYENSNRVPLVIADRALPELRAGEGGEGSEGGDPGPLVRAVTYCMQPKAYPQLRPAAEQFLAAHPDCEETQRHFGHDRLREVGLAAPPAVPSVPLAPPAEERPVPDHPRPTTQTRSTPPMHPSRPQPTKSRRAARRLKAAARRLTRTAPSASSAPPAPAAPRRPLAEIMRANPLAAGISACADRIEEIRGSDSADHLALATAAGQLVRSYLGTLSDPEHAEDVRSANGPWCKAGSPHLVQLFSTCRAALRSGEPADARLIRTLADAVLTARPGSWTALHYRARALEALGDLPGALRAYDTYLDACGDDTTAVRRKVRRLRETYAAQSACADLLTPHLPPASLPTAPDRCATAPAAEAVTLIRAGCSLAEGSRALDAVAVPLVLGTTIDGLDTTAFLRGYAEQGASAGHGPLSRPGPKDAAHPLDVAQFRNAVVGRSICLVADSPLLAEGGCGAEIDGYDLVVRFCSYVTEAHSTGVRTDIHVTTARDTENWDQQVPMRLVLEPSRSLWAQALRHQLVPGAQRQVGDASLRHPVGSLGTPGQGLPAAPSPGFTMAWLLDFLDVSPRIDLFGFDFTSPAEAGWLEGRTRSVTRTRTTLR, encoded by the coding sequence ATGACCGTACAGATCGTCGAGATCTCCACGGTCTACGGACTCGCCTGCGTCTGCGCGGCCGTCGACGCGGGGCTCCTCGACCCCGCCGAGCCGGGCCCCGTGCGCCGCATCCTGGTGACGTCCACCAACACGGCGGTTCCCGAAGCGGCCCCTCGCTGGGAGGAGTACGCGGGCTTCGACGCACTGCGCACCCGCTTCGAGCGGGTCGTCTCCTGGAACGACACCATCCACCCGAACCACCCGGCCACCTGGTCGCCCCAGCCGCGCGACGTCCCGATCCTGGAGCGCGCGCTGCGCCACGCCTGGGGCATCGAGGCCGCGGAGCCGGTGACGCTGGTGGTGGAATCCATCCAGATCTCCCCCGGCCAGGCGCTCGCCAAGCTCTTCCCCGACGCCCGCGTCCAGGTGTACGCCGACGGGCTGATGGCGTACGGGCCGCTGCGTGCCCGGCTGCCGCACCAGGTGCTGCGGCGCATCGAAGCGCTCATCCACCCCGATCTCGTCCCCGGGCTGCGCCCCCTGGTGCTCGACGAGACCGCCTTCGGCCGGCACCGTCCCGTCCACCGGACCGTTCCGCACGACGCCCTGAGGTCGGTCTTCGCCGAACTGGCCCGCACCCCTCGGACGAAGGAAGCACTCGAACCGCTGCGCGGCGCTGCGAACCCGGTGATCCTCCTCGGCCAGTTCCTCGCCGCTGGAGGCATCCTCAGCGACGAGGAGGAGTCCGGTCTGCATCTGCGGATGCTGCGCCGGGTGATCGGACACGGCCACCGCGACGTCGTGTTCAAGGCACACCCGAGCGCCCCCAGGACCCAGCTCCACGCACTGCACGACGAGGCGGCGGCCGCGGGGATCACGCTGCGCACCACTACCGCCCCCGTACCGGTGGAGGTGCTCTTCCAGGAGCTCGGGCCGGCGGCCGTGGTCGGCTGCTTCTCCACCGGGCTCTTCACCGCCCGCGCCCTGTACGGGATTCCGGCCGCCCGCTTCGACACCGCGATGGTGCTCGACAGACTCTCCCCGTACGAGAACAGCAATCGCGTCCCCCTCGTCATCGCGGACCGTGCGCTGCCCGAGCTGCGGGCCGGTGAAGGCGGCGAGGGCAGCGAGGGCGGCGACCCCGGACCGCTGGTGCGGGCGGTGACGTACTGCATGCAGCCGAAGGCCTACCCCCAACTCCGCCCGGCCGCCGAACAGTTCCTCGCCGCCCACCCGGACTGCGAGGAGACGCAGCGGCACTTCGGGCACGACCGCCTGCGCGAGGTGGGGCTCGCCGCACCCCCCGCAGTCCCGTCCGTCCCACTCGCGCCGCCCGCCGAAGAGCGGCCCGTGCCCGACCACCCCCGGCCGACGACCCAGACCAGGAGCACGCCCCCCATGCACCCCTCCCGGCCACAGCCCACGAAGAGCCGCCGGGCGGCACGCCGGCTCAAAGCGGCCGCGCGGAGGCTGACGCGGACCGCCCCGTCCGCCTCGTCCGCACCTCCCGCGCCTGCCGCACCCCGGCGTCCGCTCGCGGAGATCATGCGGGCCAATCCGCTCGCCGCGGGCATCAGCGCGTGCGCCGACCGGATCGAGGAGATCCGGGGCAGCGACAGCGCCGACCACCTCGCCCTCGCGACGGCGGCGGGGCAGCTGGTCCGCAGCTATCTCGGCACCCTGTCCGACCCCGAACACGCGGAGGACGTACGGAGCGCCAACGGGCCCTGGTGCAAGGCGGGTTCACCCCACCTCGTCCAGCTGTTCAGCACCTGCCGCGCGGCCCTGCGGTCCGGGGAGCCCGCCGACGCCCGGCTGATCCGCACCCTGGCCGACGCCGTGCTCACCGCGCGCCCGGGCTCCTGGACCGCGCTGCACTACCGCGCCAGGGCGCTCGAAGCGCTGGGCGATCTGCCCGGGGCGCTGCGCGCCTACGACACGTACCTCGACGCGTGCGGCGACGACACCACCGCGGTGCGCCGCAAGGTGCGGCGCCTGCGCGAGACGTACGCCGCCCAGTCGGCCTGCGCCGACCTGCTCACACCGCACCTTCCCCCGGCATCCTTGCCCACGGCACCCGACCGGTGCGCGACGGCCCCCGCCGCCGAGGCCGTCACGCTGATCCGTGCGGGCTGCTCCCTCGCGGAGGGTTCCCGGGCCCTGGACGCGGTGGCCGTCCCGCTGGTGCTGGGCACCACGATCGACGGGCTGGACACCACTGCCTTCCTCCGCGGCTACGCGGAGCAGGGCGCGTCGGCAGGCCACGGCCCGCTGTCCCGGCCCGGCCCAAAGGATGCCGCGCACCCTCTCGACGTCGCCCAGTTCCGCAACGCCGTCGTCGGCCGGAGCATCTGTCTGGTCGCCGACTCGCCACTGCTCGCGGAGGGCGGGTGCGGCGCGGAGATCGATGGTTACGACCTCGTGGTCCGCTTCTGCTCGTATGTCACCGAGGCCCACTCCACCGGCGTACGCACCGACATCCACGTCACGACTGCCCGCGACACCGAGAACTGGGATCAACAGGTGCCCATGCGCCTGGTGTTGGAACCCAGCAGGTCCCTCTGGGCGCAGGCGCTGCGTCACCAGCTGGTGCCCGGCGCACAGCGACAGGTGGGCGATGCCTCGCTGCGCCACCCCGTCGGCTCCCTCGGCACACCGGGCCAGGGCCTGCCCGCCGCGCCCTCGCCCGGATTCACCATGGCCTGGCTCCTCGACTTCCTCGACGTCAGCCCCCGCATCGACCTCTTCGGCTTCGACTTCACCTCCCCGGCAGAAGCCGGCTGGCTCGAGGGCCGCACCCGGTCGGTCACTCGGACAAGGACCACGCTGCGATGA
- a CDS encoding glycosyltransferase yields the protein MRLTSVVACHNVAPHLPECLATLWRNTGPDIEFVFVDDHSTDGTLPLLEEAVRSLPRCTLIRHPDNRGVSAARNTGTARARGDYVTYLDGDDWIAPGYYPRLAAAARASGADFVKVDHISVAGRRRTLHRAPEDRRDRLLHPLDQVETEERTTMVDYPQVWAGAYHRRLDARGLLTFDTTLRSGEDRHWTWRLHLRADSFTVAGLDGPRFRDIAPGPAPDDHHLDFLPAFRKVIEEAAAHPMGARLLPKAIRSCLDVVHSHAERIPAHDAPARRALRTGYAQLAAELPQDLLADVLLRMDDKRRKKLLTLYRPEGLYRPEGLHRPEETWS from the coding sequence ATGAGACTGACGTCCGTCGTCGCCTGCCACAACGTGGCCCCTCACCTTCCCGAGTGCCTTGCCACCCTGTGGCGCAACACCGGCCCGGACATCGAGTTCGTCTTCGTCGACGACCACTCGACCGACGGCACCCTCCCCCTGCTCGAGGAGGCCGTGCGTTCCCTGCCCCGCTGCACCCTGATCCGGCACCCCGACAACCGGGGCGTCTCCGCGGCACGCAATACGGGCACGGCTCGGGCCAGGGGTGATTACGTCACCTACCTCGACGGCGACGACTGGATCGCGCCCGGCTACTACCCCCGCCTCGCGGCCGCCGCCCGGGCGAGCGGCGCGGACTTCGTCAAGGTGGACCACATCAGCGTTGCGGGCCGGCGCCGCACTCTGCACCGCGCCCCGGAAGACCGTCGCGACCGCCTCCTCCACCCACTCGACCAGGTGGAGACCGAGGAGCGGACCACCATGGTCGACTACCCGCAGGTGTGGGCGGGCGCGTACCACCGGCGGCTGGACGCCCGCGGTCTGCTCACCTTCGACACGACGCTGCGCAGCGGCGAGGACCGGCACTGGACCTGGCGGCTGCACCTGCGCGCCGACTCCTTCACGGTGGCCGGTCTCGACGGCCCCCGCTTCCGCGACATCGCCCCCGGCCCGGCGCCGGACGACCACCACCTCGACTTCCTGCCCGCCTTCCGGAAGGTGATCGAGGAGGCCGCGGCACACCCGATGGGCGCCAGGCTGCTCCCCAAGGCGATCCGCTCCTGCCTCGACGTCGTCCATTCCCACGCCGAACGCATCCCCGCCCACGACGCACCCGCAAGGCGCGCGCTGCGTACCGGGTACGCCCAACTCGCCGCGGAACTGCCCCAGGACCTCCTCGCGGACGTGCTGTTGCGGATGGACGACAAGCGCCGCAAGAAGCTCCTCACGCTGTATCGGCCCGAGGGGCTTTACCGACCCGAGGGGCTGCACAGACCCGAGGAGACGTGGTCGTGA
- a CDS encoding N-acetylneuraminate synthase family protein, whose amino-acid sequence MGTNSPLRTLGSRVVGFDQPVYITGEIGINHNGDLGCAFALIDVAAEAGCDAVKFQKRTPEICTPRDQWDIERDTPWGRMTYIDYRHRVEFGADEYRQIDDHCRKRGIDWFASPWDTEAVAFLERFDVPAHKVASASLTDDELLRSLRATGRTIILSTGMSTPKQIRHAVEVLGSDNILLCHATSTYPAKAEELNLRVINTLQGEYPNVPIGYSGHETGLQTTLAAVALGATFVERHITLDRAMWGSDQAASVEPQGLTRLVRDIRTIEASLGDGIKKVYESELGPMKKLRRVPGVVAQADTADRAPLAV is encoded by the coding sequence ATGGGCACCAACTCACCCCTGCGCACGCTGGGTTCGCGCGTCGTGGGCTTCGACCAGCCCGTCTACATCACCGGCGAGATCGGCATCAACCACAACGGCGACCTCGGATGCGCCTTCGCGCTGATCGACGTGGCCGCCGAGGCCGGCTGCGACGCGGTCAAGTTCCAGAAGCGCACCCCGGAGATCTGCACCCCGCGCGACCAGTGGGACATCGAGCGCGACACCCCCTGGGGCCGCATGACCTACATCGACTACCGCCACCGCGTCGAATTCGGTGCGGACGAGTACCGCCAGATCGACGACCACTGCAGGAAGCGCGGCATCGACTGGTTCGCCTCCCCCTGGGACACCGAGGCCGTCGCCTTCCTCGAAAGGTTCGACGTCCCCGCCCACAAGGTCGCCTCCGCGTCCCTCACCGACGACGAACTGCTGCGCTCGCTGCGCGCCACCGGCCGCACGATCATCCTCTCCACCGGCATGTCGACCCCGAAGCAGATCCGCCACGCGGTCGAGGTCCTGGGCAGCGACAACATCCTTCTCTGCCACGCCACTTCGACCTACCCGGCCAAGGCCGAGGAGCTCAACCTGCGCGTCATCAACACCCTGCAGGGCGAGTACCCCAACGTCCCGATCGGCTACTCCGGCCACGAGACCGGCCTGCAGACCACCCTCGCCGCCGTCGCCCTCGGCGCCACCTTCGTCGAGCGTCACATCACCCTCGACCGCGCCATGTGGGGCTCCGACCAGGCCGCCTCCGTCGAACCCCAGGGCCTCACCCGCCTCGTCCGCGACATCCGCACCATCGAGGCCTCCCTCGGCGACGGCATCAAGAAGGTGTACGAGTCCGAGCTCGGCCCCATGAAGAAGCTCCGCCGCGTCCCCGGCGTCGTGGCCCAGGCCGACACGGCCGACCGCGCACCACTCGCGGTCTGA
- the rfbC gene encoding dTDP-4-dehydrorhamnose 3,5-epimerase, translating to MRPLSIEGAWVMEPRVFTDGRGGFHEWFKEGDFGTATGYGLGLAQANCSVSARGTLRGIHFADVPPGQAKYVKCVRGAVLDVIVDIRVGSPTYRRWEAVRLDDTEHRSVHLAEGLGHAFMALTDDATVVYLCSTGYAPQREHGIHPLDPELGIDWPADLAPLLSEKDAAAPTLAEAERGGLLPDYEECVAWQRELQARAVEGRRTPAAIPVQH from the coding sequence ATGCGGCCGTTGAGCATTGAAGGCGCCTGGGTCATGGAACCGCGGGTGTTCACGGACGGCCGTGGCGGCTTCCACGAGTGGTTCAAGGAGGGCGACTTCGGCACCGCCACCGGCTACGGCCTGGGCCTCGCCCAGGCCAACTGCTCGGTCTCCGCGCGCGGCACCCTGCGCGGCATCCACTTCGCCGATGTGCCGCCCGGGCAGGCGAAGTACGTCAAGTGCGTGCGCGGCGCGGTCCTCGACGTGATCGTCGACATCCGGGTCGGCTCACCGACGTACCGTCGCTGGGAGGCGGTCCGCCTGGACGACACCGAGCACCGCTCCGTGCATCTCGCCGAGGGTCTCGGCCACGCCTTCATGGCGCTCACCGACGACGCCACCGTCGTCTACCTCTGCTCGACCGGCTACGCCCCGCAGCGCGAGCACGGCATCCACCCGCTCGACCCGGAGCTCGGCATCGACTGGCCCGCCGACCTCGCGCCGCTGCTCTCGGAGAAGGACGCGGCGGCCCCCACGCTCGCCGAGGCCGAGCGCGGGGGCCTGTTGCCCGACTACGAGGAGTGCGTGGCCTGGCAGCGCGAGCTCCAGGCCCGTGCCGTGGAGGGCCGCCGCACCCCGGCGGCTATTCCCGTGCAGCACTGA
- the rfbD gene encoding dTDP-4-dehydrorhamnose reductase → MNTPAASGRWLVTGAGGMLGQDVTALLERTGPAHVALNRAELDLTDPAAVSRALMDVRPSVVVNCAAWTAVDDAEEREAEALRINGAATDVLATACGAQGCVLLHVSTDYVFAGDAHAPYAESGIPAPRTAYGRTKLAGERAVLDRLPERGHVVRTAWLYGAGGANFVRTMIRLEGVKETLDVVDDQRGQPTWTADLADRLLALGRGALAGTAPGGVYHGTSGGEATWFELAQETFRLLGADPGRVRPTTSAAFVRPAPRPAYSVLGHERWRAAGLAPIGDWRARLAEAFPALLAAERGGRAGQGAAVSAARE, encoded by the coding sequence GTGAACACCCCGGCGGCGAGCGGCCGCTGGCTCGTCACGGGCGCGGGCGGCATGCTCGGCCAGGACGTCACGGCGCTCCTGGAGCGGACGGGTCCTGCCCATGTCGCCCTAAATCGGGCTGAGTTGGACCTCACCGACCCGGCCGCGGTCTCCCGTGCGCTCATGGACGTACGTCCCTCGGTGGTCGTCAACTGCGCGGCGTGGACCGCCGTCGACGACGCCGAGGAGCGCGAGGCCGAGGCGCTGCGGATCAATGGCGCGGCGACCGACGTACTGGCCACCGCCTGCGGCGCGCAGGGCTGCGTCCTGCTGCACGTGTCGACGGACTACGTCTTCGCGGGCGACGCGCACGCCCCCTACGCGGAGAGCGGGATCCCCGCGCCGCGCACCGCCTACGGCCGCACCAAGCTCGCCGGGGAGCGCGCGGTGCTCGACCGGCTGCCCGAGCGCGGCCATGTGGTGCGCACGGCCTGGCTGTACGGCGCGGGCGGCGCCAACTTCGTACGCACCATGATCCGTCTGGAGGGCGTCAAGGAGACCCTGGACGTCGTCGACGACCAGCGCGGTCAGCCGACCTGGACCGCCGACCTCGCGGACCGGCTGCTCGCGCTCGGCCGGGGCGCGCTCGCGGGCACCGCGCCCGGCGGGGTCTACCACGGCACCAGCGGCGGCGAGGCGACCTGGTTCGAGCTGGCCCAGGAGACGTTCCGGCTGCTCGGCGCCGATCCCGGCCGGGTGCGGCCCACCACGAGCGCCGCCTTCGTGCGGCCCGCGCCCCGGCCCGCGTACAGCGTGCTCGGCCACGAGCGCTGGCGGGCGGCCGGCCTGGCACCGATCGGCGACTGGCGGGCGCGTCTGGCCGAGGCCTTCCCCGCCCTGCTCGCGGCCGAACGGGGCGGGCGAGCAGGGCAGGGCGCCGCGGTCAGTGCTGCACGGGAATAG
- the rfbB gene encoding dTDP-glucose 4,6-dehydratase, which translates to MTQGLRMTQGKDHAPRILVTGGAGFIGSHYVRTLLGPGGPESAVGADVTVLDKLTYAGNPANLDPVRDHPRFHFVQGDICDAELVGKLVSEHDQIVHFAAESHVDRSIQGADTFVRTNVLGTQVLLDAALRHRLGAFVHISTDEVYGSIEEGSWPETDPLAPNSPYAAAKASSDLLALSYHRTHGLDVRVTRCSNNYGHHHFPEKMIPLFITRLLDGGRVPLYGDGLNVRDWLHIDDHVQGIELVRSRGRAGEVYNIGGGTELTNRRLTELLLEHCGADWDRVDHVEDRKGHDRRYSVDCTKIRTELGYVPRKDFPTGLAETVRWYRENRSWWEPLLERSGL; encoded by the coding sequence ATGACGCAAGGCCTCCGCATGACCCAAGGCAAGGACCACGCCCCCCGCATCCTGGTGACCGGCGGTGCCGGGTTCATCGGCTCGCACTATGTCCGTACGCTGCTCGGCCCGGGCGGCCCCGAGAGCGCCGTCGGCGCCGATGTCACCGTGCTCGACAAGCTCACCTATGCGGGCAACCCGGCCAACCTCGACCCGGTGCGCGACCACCCGCGCTTCCACTTCGTGCAGGGCGACATCTGCGACGCCGAGCTGGTGGGCAAGCTGGTCTCCGAGCACGACCAGATCGTGCACTTCGCGGCCGAGTCGCACGTGGACCGCTCCATCCAGGGCGCCGACACGTTCGTCCGTACCAACGTGCTCGGTACGCAGGTGCTGCTTGATGCCGCGCTGCGCCACCGGCTCGGCGCCTTCGTGCACATCTCGACGGACGAGGTGTACGGCTCGATCGAGGAGGGCTCCTGGCCGGAGACCGACCCGCTCGCCCCCAACTCCCCGTACGCGGCGGCCAAGGCGTCCAGCGACCTGCTCGCGCTCTCGTACCACCGCACCCACGGTCTCGATGTCCGGGTGACCCGCTGTTCCAACAACTACGGGCACCACCACTTCCCGGAGAAGATGATCCCGCTGTTCATCACCCGGCTCCTGGACGGCGGCCGGGTGCCGCTGTACGGCGACGGTCTGAACGTCCGGGACTGGCTGCACATCGACGACCACGTCCAGGGCATCGAGCTGGTCCGCAGCCGCGGCCGGGCGGGCGAGGTCTACAACATCGGCGGCGGCACCGAGCTCACCAACCGGCGCCTCACCGAGCTGCTCCTGGAGCACTGCGGCGCCGACTGGGACCGGGTCGACCACGTCGAGGACCGCAAGGGCCACGACCGGCGCTACTCGGTGGACTGCACCAAGATCCGCACCGAGCTGGGCTACGTACCGCGCAAGGACTTCCCGACCGGGCTCGCCGAGACGGTCCGCTGGTACCGCGAGAACCGCTCCTGGTGGGAGCCCCTGCTCGAACGGTCCGGGCTGTGA
- a CDS encoding glucose-1-phosphate thymidylyltransferase: MKALVLSGGAGTRLRPITHTSAKQLVPVANKPVLFYGLESIAAAGITEVGIIVGDTVEEIKAAVGDGSRFGIDVTYIHQDQPLGLAHAVLISRDFLGDDDFVMYLGDNFIVGGITDLVREFRTSRPEAQIMLTKVPDPRSFGVAELDGEGRVVRLEEKPEQPRSDLALVGVYLFTPSIHEAVRSIKPSARGELEITHALQWLIDERREVSSTTISGYWKDTGNVVDMLEVNRSVLELLEPVCEGSVADDTEIIGRVHIGEGATVRGSRIVGPAIIGPRTTVENSYIGPSTSIAENCRITDSEIEYSIVLCGSSLDGVGRVESSLIGRDVEITPAPNTPAAHRLVLGDHSKVQISA; this comes from the coding sequence GTGAAGGCACTCGTACTTTCCGGCGGCGCCGGCACCCGGCTGCGGCCGATCACTCATACGTCCGCCAAGCAACTCGTCCCGGTGGCCAACAAGCCCGTGCTCTTCTACGGCTTGGAGTCGATCGCGGCGGCCGGCATCACCGAGGTGGGCATCATCGTCGGTGACACCGTCGAGGAGATCAAAGCCGCGGTCGGCGACGGCTCCCGCTTCGGGATCGACGTCACGTACATCCACCAGGACCAGCCGCTCGGTCTCGCGCACGCGGTGCTGATCTCCCGGGACTTCCTCGGGGACGACGACTTCGTGATGTACCTGGGGGACAACTTCATCGTCGGTGGAATCACCGATCTGGTACGGGAGTTCCGCACCAGCCGGCCCGAGGCCCAGATCATGCTGACCAAGGTGCCCGACCCGCGCTCCTTCGGTGTGGCCGAACTCGACGGCGAGGGGCGCGTGGTGCGCCTGGAGGAGAAGCCGGAGCAGCCGCGCAGCGATCTGGCGCTGGTCGGCGTCTATCTCTTCACGCCGTCGATCCACGAGGCCGTACGGTCCATCAAGCCGTCCGCACGCGGCGAGTTGGAGATCACGCACGCGCTGCAGTGGCTCATCGACGAGCGGCGCGAGGTGAGTTCGACCACCATCTCCGGCTACTGGAAGGACACCGGCAATGTGGTCGACATGCTGGAGGTGAACCGGTCCGTGCTCGAACTCCTCGAACCCGTCTGTGAGGGTTCCGTCGCCGACGACACCGAGATCATTGGCCGGGTGCACATCGGCGAGGGGGCAACCGTGCGCGGCTCCCGGATCGTCGGTCCCGCGATCATCGGCCCCCGTACCACGGTGGAGAACTCCTACATCGGCCCGTCCACGTCGATCGCCGAGAACTGCCGGATCACGGACAGCGAGATCGAGTACTCCATCGTGCTGTGCGGGTCCTCGCTGGACGGCGTGGGCCGCGTCGAGTCCTCGCTGATCGGCCGGGACGTCGAGATCACCCCCGCCCCCAACACCCCTGCCGCACACCGTCTGGTGCTCGGCGATCACAGCAAGGTGCAGATCTCCGCATGA